In Sulfurisphaera javensis, a single genomic region encodes these proteins:
- the ndhC gene encoding NADH-quinone oxidoreductase subunit A, translated as MALTQALLAFGLPVILFLLAGYGGYKILSMIVPSEYNPIKVSRFEAGNIPYGEGRLWFPLQYYGYILVYTSIEPIVVLLFAIAEAAYDTSFILFRNLLIIILSSIVILYPILYYAVKQVNTIEYWLLR; from the coding sequence ATGGCATTAACTCAAGCTTTGCTCGCTTTTGGCTTACCCGTTATATTATTTCTTTTGGCAGGATATGGTGGTTATAAAATTCTTTCAATGATTGTTCCTAGTGAATATAATCCAATAAAAGTTAGTAGGTTTGAAGCTGGAAATATACCTTATGGTGAAGGAAGACTTTGGTTTCCATTACAATATTATGGTTACATTTTAGTCTATACTTCAATTGAACCAATTGTGGTTTTACTCTTTGCGATAGCTGAGGCTGCTTATGATACTTCCTTTATTTTATTTAGGAATCTTTTAATAATTATTCTATCAAGCATTGTAATCTTATATCCAATACTTTATTATGCGGTGAAGCAAGTTAACACTATTGAATATTGGCTCTTAAGGTGA
- a CDS encoding NADH-quinone oxidoreductase subunit C: protein MAQTQQSILNSIIAQVQQKFKVAGKAESDKRGFIQVDKSQILQVAEFLKSLGYDHVKSVTAIDYPETQEFEIVYHVSSYSNLDLAKTILALRTKIKYDNPRLPSLYSIWESVWTGERETYEMYGIIFEGHPDLRRLFLPEDFEGVYPMRKSYKIKTEGLFVDKPG, encoded by the coding sequence ATGGCTCAGACTCAACAATCTATTTTGAATAGCATTATTGCTCAAGTACAGCAAAAATTCAAAGTTGCTGGTAAAGCTGAGAGTGACAAAAGAGGATTTATTCAAGTAGATAAATCACAGATTCTCCAAGTTGCTGAGTTTCTTAAAAGTTTAGGTTATGATCACGTCAAGAGTGTTACTGCAATTGATTATCCAGAAACTCAAGAATTTGAGATAGTTTATCATGTATCTTCTTATTCTAACTTAGACTTAGCAAAAACAATACTAGCTTTAAGAACAAAAATAAAATATGATAATCCTAGATTGCCATCTTTATATTCTATTTGGGAGAGTGTTTGGACTGGAGAAAGAGAAACTTACGAGATGTATGGAATAATTTTCGAAGGTCACCCAGATCTTAGAAGGTTGTTTTTGCCAGAAGATTTTGAGGGAGTATATCCTATGAGAAAAAGTTATAAAATAAAGACGGAGGGGTTATTTGTTGACAAACCAGGCTGA
- a CDS encoding NADH-quinone oxidoreductase subunit D, whose amino-acid sequence MEVEFIPVEGELNVGPQHPGSGHMRIYVKLNGDIIVDADLDVGYVHRAVEKLSEVRNYMHLIPLVERPAILDSIHMNLGYIMAVEKILGVDVPERAQYLRTLAAEINRIASHLYGTGILAIFLGHSTGFMWGFGDREVWVEILQALTGARVTNSYIIPGGVRRDLTPAIKEMIEKAIAYQRKKVQDWYKIFVRNPNIRDRLENVGVMSRENAIKWGAVGPNLRASGVYYDVRKIEPYAAYDKVDFEIPVYKEGDAYARLLVRFEEIEQSMRILEQVIKNIPEGNILSDRFFKQIPPTRLKKWWEGQRRIVFPGYYASFRPPRGEAISRVEAARGELVYYLVSDGSPHPYRLRMITPSYRLIYVFKELVKGARYADLVAIYGSLDYFPPEADR is encoded by the coding sequence ATGGAAGTTGAGTTTATTCCAGTTGAAGGAGAACTTAATGTAGGGCCTCAACATCCTGGATCTGGCCACATGAGAATTTATGTAAAATTAAATGGTGATATTATTGTTGATGCCGATTTAGATGTTGGATATGTCCATAGGGCAGTAGAAAAATTAAGTGAAGTAAGGAATTATATGCATTTAATACCGTTAGTGGAAAGGCCAGCTATCTTAGATTCTATACATATGAACTTAGGTTATATAATGGCAGTAGAAAAAATTCTTGGAGTTGATGTTCCAGAAAGAGCTCAATACTTACGCACTTTGGCTGCAGAAATAAACAGAATTGCTAGTCACTTATATGGTACTGGCATTTTGGCAATTTTCTTAGGGCACTCTACTGGATTTATGTGGGGATTTGGAGATAGAGAAGTTTGGGTTGAAATACTTCAAGCACTTACTGGGGCTAGAGTAACTAACTCTTACATCATACCGGGAGGAGTTAGAAGAGATTTAACACCAGCAATAAAGGAGATGATAGAAAAAGCTATCGCATATCAAAGGAAAAAAGTCCAAGATTGGTATAAAATTTTTGTAAGAAATCCTAACATTAGGGATAGGCTTGAAAACGTAGGAGTTATGAGCAGAGAAAATGCAATAAAGTGGGGTGCTGTTGGACCAAACTTAAGAGCTTCTGGAGTTTATTATGACGTAAGGAAAATTGAGCCTTATGCAGCTTACGATAAAGTTGATTTTGAAATTCCAGTCTATAAAGAAGGAGATGCTTATGCTAGGCTTTTAGTAAGATTTGAGGAAATAGAGCAAAGTATGAGAATACTAGAGCAAGTTATTAAAAATATACCAGAAGGCAATATACTAAGTGATAGGTTCTTTAAACAAATTCCTCCAACAAGACTAAAAAAATGGTGGGAAGGGCAAAGGAGAATTGTTTTTCCAGGATATTATGCATCATTTAGACCACCTAGAGGAGAGGCAATTTCAAGGGTTGAAGCGGCTAGAGGTGAACTTGTATACTACTTAGTTAGTGATGGGTCTCCGCATCCATATAGGTTAAGAATGATAACTCCTTCGTATCGTTTAATTTATGTTTTTAAAGAATTAGTAAAGGGAGCTCGTTATGCAGATTTAGTTGCAATTTATGGTAGTTTAGATTATTTCCCTCCGGAGGCTGATAGGTAA
- the nuoH gene encoding NADH-quinone oxidoreductase subunit NuoH — MVDILSAIRYYFFYPSFFAVIIFPGLIFTTIILLLTIWFERKAAARVQMRIGPLYVSKRTGGILQLIADAVRLVFSEIIVPVGVNPTLYVLAPIFPIAFSFIPMVLIPFSSIPQSGSILSPYYHFFYDSNINMGVFVGYFVPYNMVLIFGLASIVPVFILLQAWATNNRFAVVGAVREALLAVSYDVLLIMSVVAMAIEYHTLDIAKVVESGIPGIVANPLAAIVFLVGMLMGTGRFPFEIVEAESELVVGPATEYSGFLFVLAMGGSYIATFALSFVFSDLFLGGWLPLNGLPGALLNAIKAIIVLWFTVFLRSVYGRYRIDQALRGSWKYLLPVAFASLVLGMVVGWLWIK; from the coding sequence ATGGTTGATATTCTTTCTGCAATTAGATATTATTTCTTTTATCCATCCTTTTTTGCTGTAATTATATTTCCAGGATTAATTTTTACAACAATAATACTATTACTTACGATATGGTTTGAAAGAAAAGCTGCTGCTAGAGTTCAAATGAGAATAGGTCCTCTTTATGTTTCAAAGAGAACTGGTGGAATTCTTCAGTTAATTGCTGATGCTGTAAGATTAGTATTTTCAGAAATAATAGTACCAGTAGGAGTTAATCCTACTTTATATGTTTTAGCTCCAATATTTCCAATAGCATTCTCTTTTATACCAATGGTTCTTATTCCATTTTCATCAATTCCACAATCAGGATCTATACTTTCACCTTACTATCACTTCTTCTATGATTCTAACATAAATATGGGTGTTTTCGTTGGTTATTTTGTTCCTTATAATATGGTTCTAATATTCGGATTAGCATCTATTGTACCAGTTTTTATACTATTGCAAGCTTGGGCTACTAATAACAGATTTGCTGTAGTTGGTGCAGTTAGAGAAGCTTTGTTGGCTGTTTCTTATGATGTTCTATTAATAATGTCAGTTGTTGCTATGGCTATTGAGTATCATACGTTAGATATAGCGAAGGTTGTTGAGTCTGGGATACCTGGAATAGTTGCAAATCCTTTAGCTGCAATAGTATTCTTAGTTGGTATGCTTATGGGAACTGGTAGATTTCCATTCGAAATAGTCGAAGCTGAAAGTGAGTTAGTTGTTGGCCCTGCAACAGAGTACAGTGGATTTTTATTTGTTCTAGCTATGGGTGGTAGTTATATTGCTACTTTTGCTTTGTCCTTTGTTTTCTCTGACTTATTCTTAGGTGGTTGGTTACCACTTAACGGCTTACCAGGGGCTTTATTAAATGCAATAAAAGCAATAATTGTTTTATGGTTTACAGTGTTCTTAAGAAGTGTTTATGGTAGATATAGAATAGATCAAGCATTAAGAGGTTCGTGGAAATATTTACTTCCCGTAGCTTTCGCATCTTTAGTTTTAGGAATGGTGGTGGGATGGTTATGGATAAAGTAA
- the nuoI gene encoding NADH-quinone oxidoreductase subunit NuoI, which translates to MDKVKEYKKEKNPFRLFADHLNAVGTGIKYMIQPQRITVKYPEESLTLPTGYRGMIRLYKNVCIGCTLCALICPADAMKMVTEGGKKFPTINYGRCVFCGFCVDVCPVDALKETRVHDAVFTNRRDLVFRPDRFDQDFDQPIPSQGVVKKLKTVIDEKKGIKYVPDE; encoded by the coding sequence ATGGATAAAGTAAAAGAATATAAAAAGGAAAAAAATCCATTTAGATTATTTGCAGATCATCTTAATGCAGTAGGCACCGGAATAAAATATATGATTCAACCTCAAAGAATAACAGTAAAGTATCCTGAAGAATCACTCACTTTGCCAACTGGCTATAGAGGAATGATTAGGCTATATAAAAATGTATGTATAGGCTGTACTTTATGTGCTCTTATTTGTCCAGCTGATGCGATGAAAATGGTAACTGAGGGAGGTAAAAAGTTTCCTACAATAAATTATGGCAGATGTGTTTTTTGTGGTTTTTGTGTAGATGTGTGTCCGGTAGATGCGTTAAAGGAAACTAGAGTTCATGATGCTGTATTTACGAATAGAAGAGATCTAGTGTTTAGACCAGATAGGTTTGATCAAGATTTTGATCAACCAATTCCTTCTCAAGGTGTAGTAAAGAAACTTAAAACTGTGATAGATGAGAAGAAGGGGATAAAATATGTCCCTGACGAGTGA
- a CDS encoding NADH-quinone oxidoreductase subunit J, protein MSLTSDFEISFFIFFGVISITSALFITRQKNVFYAAIGLVFLGISVAAMIALINVSYAFYSAFHILLYVGSTVVFLAISLVMFRGLNVKEVKIPWAPVVALVVGVFIFVDLLITFSGITPVSSLQAFSLQTLANDILQNYWFPAIILIIALLTTMIEAISLARRD, encoded by the coding sequence ATGTCCCTGACGAGTGATTTTGAAATATCATTTTTCATATTTTTTGGTGTAATAAGTATAACATCAGCATTATTTATAACTAGGCAAAAGAATGTGTTTTATGCTGCTATAGGTTTAGTCTTCCTTGGCATTTCTGTAGCAGCTATGATAGCATTAATCAATGTTTCTTACGCTTTCTATTCAGCATTTCATATTCTCCTTTATGTAGGTTCTACTGTAGTCTTTCTTGCTATTTCTTTAGTGATGTTTAGAGGGCTAAATGTTAAAGAAGTGAAAATTCCATGGGCTCCAGTAGTAGCTTTAGTTGTTGGAGTTTTCATATTTGTTGATTTACTTATAACTTTCTCTGGAATAACTCCAGTCTCATCGTTACAAGCATTTAGTTTACAAACGTTAGCTAATGATATATTACAAAATTATTGGTTTCCAGCAATCATTCTAATAATAGCTTTACTTACAACAATGATCGAGGCAATTTCTTTGGCTAGGAGGGATTAA
- a CDS encoding NADH-quinone oxidoreductase subunit NuoK yields MLLPYLGLVVGILIGSIGVYGLLNSKNIVRILLSSEIIFNSAILLVFSASAILGRVYLPIVFSIFAVSMGLVEVVVAFAAIILYYRNKDSLEVE; encoded by the coding sequence ATGCTTCTACCATATCTTGGTTTGGTTGTTGGAATCTTAATTGGTAGTATTGGTGTTTATGGACTGTTAAATAGCAAAAATATTGTTAGAATACTATTATCTTCAGAGATTATTTTCAATTCAGCTATACTTCTTGTTTTTTCTGCTTCTGCAATTCTAGGTAGAGTTTATCTTCCTATTGTTTTTTCTATTTTTGCAGTTAGTATGGGTTTGGTTGAAGTTGTAGTAGCTTTTGCAGCTATAATTCTCTATTATAGAAACAAGGATAGTTTGGAGGTTGAATGA